One segment of Pleomorphomonas sp. PLEO DNA contains the following:
- a CDS encoding polysaccharide biosynthesis/export family protein, with the protein MRRRAFLGLALLGLGACTALPRRQPADAQPPFPDGLDGPYRLDSGDKLRVTVFEQTALSGTFSIDQSGYIAYPLVGNVVARGLTTQELAGALTRGLKKGYLTNPDVTVEVDTYRPFFIMGEVRNPGQYTYVNTMTIETAIAIAGGFTSRADERRIEVSRRLNGKNYTGILPPSALVRPGDVLKIAQRLF; encoded by the coding sequence ATGCGGCGACGCGCCTTTCTCGGTCTGGCTCTGCTCGGCCTCGGCGCTTGCACGGCCCTGCCCCGGCGGCAGCCGGCGGACGCGCAACCTCCCTTCCCCGACGGACTTGACGGCCCTTACCGACTCGACAGCGGCGACAAGCTGCGCGTTACCGTTTTCGAACAGACGGCACTATCCGGCACATTTTCCATCGATCAGTCGGGTTACATCGCCTACCCTCTGGTCGGCAACGTCGTAGCGCGCGGCCTGACCACGCAGGAGCTGGCCGGCGCCCTCACCAGAGGCCTCAAGAAAGGCTACCTCACCAATCCCGACGTGACGGTCGAGGTCGACACCTACCGCCCCTTCTTCATCATGGGCGAGGTGCGCAATCCTGGCCAATATACCTACGTCAACACCATGACCATCGAGACGGCCATCGCCATTGCCGGTGGCTTCACCTCACGGGCCGACGAGCGCCGTATCGAAGTTTCGCGCCGGCTGAACGGCAAGAATTATACGGGCATACTGCCTCCGAGCGCTCTGGTCCGCCCCGGAGACGTATTGAAAATTGCTCAGCGGCTATTTTGA
- a CDS encoding NAD(P)/FAD-dependent oxidoreductase, protein MREFSYDVVTIGGGPAGMAAALAAREAGAERVLILERDRELGGILQQCIHNGFGLRRFEEELTGPGYAHRYIDMVKATDIDVWLDTTVLAAEPGGVITSVSPHAGLTVVKAKSVVYAMGCRERTRGAIRTPGSRPAGVFTAGAAQRMVNMEGYLPGKEVVIVGSGDIGLIMARRMTFEGAKVKAVFEIMPYSNGLTRNIVQCLEDFDIPLYLGHSVTAIHGKDRVTGITVSQVNDRLEVIDGTAFDVACDCVLLSVGLIPENELGRAAGVALDSITSGARVDQFRETSLPGFFAAGNVLHVHDLVDWVSEEAAIAGRSAARHARGELAASGQERSVMAGEGLRTVVPQRLSPFEPGRMSVRFYFRASKPMGASLLQFWADGVLAFERKLRVVKPSEMIVADIPVRKIGDAMTLEFRVVAAPEKIDAEDEIEEEA, encoded by the coding sequence ATGCGTGAGTTTTCCTACGACGTGGTGACCATCGGCGGCGGTCCCGCCGGTATGGCGGCGGCGCTCGCCGCGCGGGAAGCCGGCGCGGAGCGCGTGCTGATCCTAGAGCGGGATCGTGAACTCGGCGGTATCCTGCAGCAATGCATTCACAACGGTTTTGGCCTACGTCGCTTCGAGGAGGAGCTGACCGGACCTGGCTACGCCCACCGCTACATCGACATGGTCAAGGCGACCGACATCGACGTCTGGCTCGACACGACGGTGCTGGCTGCCGAGCCGGGCGGCGTCATCACCTCGGTCAGCCCGCATGCCGGGCTGACAGTCGTCAAGGCGAAGTCGGTGGTCTACGCCATGGGCTGTCGCGAACGGACGCGTGGCGCCATCCGCACCCCAGGCAGTCGGCCGGCCGGCGTGTTCACCGCCGGTGCCGCCCAGCGCATGGTCAACATGGAAGGTTACCTGCCGGGCAAAGAGGTGGTGATCGTCGGTTCTGGCGACATCGGCCTCATCATGGCCCGCCGCATGACCTTCGAGGGCGCAAAGGTGAAGGCCGTCTTCGAGATCATGCCGTATTCCAACGGCCTGACCCGAAACATCGTCCAGTGCCTTGAGGATTTCGACATTCCTCTCTACCTCGGCCACTCGGTGACGGCGATTCACGGTAAGGATCGGGTGACTGGAATCACCGTGTCGCAAGTGAACGACAGGCTGGAAGTGATCGATGGAACGGCCTTCGACGTGGCTTGCGACTGTGTCTTGCTCTCGGTGGGCCTCATTCCGGAAAACGAACTCGGCCGCGCGGCCGGTGTCGCCCTCGATTCGATTACCAGTGGCGCACGGGTCGACCAGTTTCGTGAGACATCGCTCCCTGGGTTCTTCGCTGCCGGCAACGTGCTGCATGTCCACGACCTCGTCGATTGGGTTTCCGAGGAGGCGGCGATCGCTGGTCGCTCGGCGGCTCGCCACGCCCGTGGGGAGCTTGCCGCTTCCGGCCAGGAGCGTTCCGTCATGGCGGGCGAGGGGCTTCGCACCGTCGTGCCGCAGCGCCTCTCCCCGTTCGAGCCGGGTCGAATGAGCGTCCGCTTCTATTTCCGGGCATCGAAGCCGATGGGCGCGTCGCTCTTGCAATTCTGGGCGGATGGCGTGCTCGCCTTCGAACGCAAGCTCAGGGTGGTCAAGCCCAGCGAGATGATTGTCGCCGACATTCCCGTCCGCAAGATCGGCGATGCCATGACGCTTGAATTCCGGGTCGTTGCGGCACCCGAGAAGATCGATGCCGAGGACGAAATCGAGGAGGAGGCATGA
- a CDS encoding DUF2842 domain-containing protein produces MSPSLRKLIGAVILVITVPVYALIAMVVAVAVLPGVNFWWQLVYYVVAGLLWVPPAGLLIAWMARPDRRLAG; encoded by the coding sequence ATGTCCCCAAGTCTCAGGAAGCTGATCGGCGCCGTTATCCTGGTGATCACCGTGCCGGTCTACGCGCTCATCGCCATGGTGGTCGCAGTGGCGGTGCTACCCGGCGTGAACTTCTGGTGGCAACTCGTCTATTATGTCGTGGCTGGCCTGCTCTGGGTACCGCCGGCCGGGCTGCTCATCGCCTGGATGGCGAGGCCGGATCGTCGCTTGGCAGGCTAG
- a CDS encoding undecaprenyl-phosphate glucose phosphotransferase, whose product MSATEPASEPVPRHAATAATVAENYRDASIAPSLVSGLAAAFEGLCLSIVGVGLLPLFSVSLAGLTMAIPIGAACLTLLVAQILGANDLSLLRRHSQRLAKLLLAWSSVFGFVSVLIVIGDGAPGIARLWFPVWYVAGVMALGLSSAVTATATRRLTRAGRLQKRAVILGGGAMAESLITALEETGGNELAILGIFDDRNDDRSPENQRGFPKLGNTSDLVDFARLTAIDLVIVALPPTAEVRILQLLKKLWVLPVDIRLAAHTSKLRLRPRSYSYIGRVPFLDLFDRPITGWSQVSKRVFDVTIASLAIVALSPLMLGAAIAVKATSKGPILFRQPRYGFNNEVISVMKFRSMYADKADIKAEKVVTRGDPRVTPVGRFIRKTSIDELPQLFNVLKGDLSLVGPRPHAVNAHTEHKLWEEVVDGYFARHKVKPGVTGWAQINGWRGEVDTSDKIHARVEHDLYYIENWSVLFDLYILMLTPVRIINQENAY is encoded by the coding sequence ATGAGCGCCACAGAGCCAGCCTCCGAGCCTGTTCCCCGCCACGCGGCAACAGCGGCGACGGTTGCCGAGAACTACCGCGACGCTTCCATCGCTCCATCGCTGGTGAGCGGGCTTGCCGCGGCTTTCGAGGGGCTTTGCCTGTCCATCGTCGGCGTCGGTCTGCTGCCGCTGTTCTCGGTATCGCTGGCCGGCCTTACCATGGCGATTCCCATTGGAGCGGCCTGCTTGACGCTGCTGGTCGCCCAGATACTCGGCGCCAACGACCTATCGCTGCTGCGCCGCCACTCCCAGCGTCTCGCCAAGCTGCTGTTGGCTTGGTCGAGCGTCTTCGGCTTTGTTTCTGTGCTGATCGTCATAGGGGACGGCGCGCCTGGCATCGCCCGCCTGTGGTTCCCCGTCTGGTATGTGGCCGGGGTGATGGCACTCGGTCTTTCCTCCGCCGTTACCGCGACGGCGACTCGCCGGTTAACCCGCGCCGGGCGCTTGCAGAAGCGGGCCGTCATCCTCGGCGGTGGCGCCATGGCAGAGTCCCTGATCACAGCGCTCGAGGAGACCGGCGGCAACGAACTTGCCATCCTCGGCATCTTCGACGATCGCAACGACGACCGCAGCCCGGAGAACCAGCGCGGCTTCCCCAAGCTCGGCAATACCTCCGATCTCGTCGATTTCGCCCGCCTCACCGCGATCGACCTCGTCATCGTCGCCCTGCCGCCGACCGCCGAGGTGCGCATCCTGCAGCTTCTGAAAAAACTGTGGGTGCTGCCAGTCGATATCCGCCTCGCTGCCCATACCAGCAAGCTGCGCCTCCGCCCACGCTCCTACTCCTACATTGGCCGCGTTCCGTTCCTCGACCTGTTCGATCGACCGATCACCGGCTGGTCGCAGGTGTCGAAGCGCGTGTTCGACGTGACCATCGCCAGCCTTGCCATCGTTGCGCTGTCGCCGCTGATGCTCGGCGCGGCGATTGCCGTCAAGGCGACCTCCAAGGGGCCGATCCTGTTTCGTCAGCCGCGCTATGGCTTCAACAACGAAGTGATCTCGGTGATGAAGTTCCGATCGATGTACGCCGACAAGGCGGACATCAAGGCCGAAAAGGTCGTCACGCGCGGCGACCCGCGCGTGACGCCGGTCGGCCGCTTCATTCGCAAGACATCGATCGACGAGCTGCCGCAACTATTCAACGTGCTGAAAGGCGACCTGTCGCTGGTCGGCCCGCGCCCGCACGCCGTCAACGCCCATACCGAGCACAAGCTCTGGGAAGAGGTGGTCGACGGTTACTTCGCTCGTCACAAGGTCAAGCCCGGCGTTACCGGTTGGGCGCAGATCAATGGCTGGCGCGGCGAAGTCGATACGTCCGATAAGATTCACGCACGCGTCGAACACGACCTCTACTACATCGAGAATTGGTCGGTTCTGTTCGATCTTTACATTCTGATGCTGACGCCGGTGCGCATCATCAATCAGGAAAATGCCTATTAA
- the ptsG gene encoding PTS glucose transporter subunit IIBC, which translates to MFKSAFGVLQQIGKALMLPVAVLPVAGLLLGIGASNFSFLPEIVSQVMAKGGDAIFGNLPIIFAVGVALGLAKNDGVAAIAAVVGYFVMTATLGAMAVFLQVPVLAGKTVPTIDTGVFGGIIIGAIAASLFNRYFRIQLPSYLGFFAGKRFVPIVTGLAAIAAGVVLSFVWQPVQSGIDIFSHWAAENDPRLAATVYGFVERLLIPFGLHHIWNVPFFFEIGSYTDAAGKVVHGDINRFFAGDHTAGILSGAFLFKMWGLPAAAIAIAHTAKPENRVKVMGMMVSAALTSFLTGITEPIEFSFLFVAPALYAVHAVLAATTQFVANTLDIHMGFTFSQGGIDFLLFNVFGPNAHNWWMTLILGPIYAAIYYGVFRFAILKFNFKTPGREDDGVATVETADEALDGSDRFATARKLVTAFGGAQNITNLDACITRLRVGVADIAKVDQPKFKEMGAAGVMVVGQGLQVIFGTQSENMKTDMEEYLQSQPAGGAAPVAAAAPIAIKAAAGAPSAAARLKADQMIDALGGRANIVSVEAVSGTRVRVEVADPKRFDQSLVKKAGVRAVATLGSANYHLIVGEDAGEVAQALSA; encoded by the coding sequence ATGTTCAAATCCGCATTCGGAGTGCTGCAGCAGATCGGCAAGGCGTTGATGCTGCCTGTCGCCGTGCTGCCCGTCGCCGGCCTTCTGCTCGGCATCGGCGCGTCCAACTTCTCCTTCCTGCCGGAGATCGTGTCGCAGGTGATGGCCAAGGGTGGCGATGCCATCTTCGGCAATCTGCCGATCATCTTCGCCGTCGGCGTCGCCCTTGGCCTTGCCAAGAATGACGGCGTTGCCGCCATCGCCGCCGTTGTCGGCTATTTCGTCATGACCGCGACGCTCGGCGCCATGGCCGTGTTCCTGCAGGTGCCTGTCTTGGCCGGCAAGACGGTACCGACCATCGACACCGGCGTGTTCGGCGGCATCATCATCGGTGCCATCGCGGCGTCGCTGTTCAACCGCTACTTCCGCATTCAGTTGCCGTCCTATCTCGGCTTCTTCGCGGGCAAGCGTTTCGTGCCGATCGTCACCGGCCTTGCGGCGATTGCCGCCGGCGTGGTGCTGTCCTTCGTCTGGCAGCCCGTGCAGTCCGGCATCGACATCTTCTCGCACTGGGCGGCTGAAAACGACCCGCGCCTCGCCGCGACCGTCTACGGCTTCGTCGAGCGCCTGCTGATCCCCTTCGGCCTGCATCACATCTGGAACGTGCCGTTCTTCTTCGAGATCGGTTCCTACACCGACGCCGCCGGCAAGGTCGTTCACGGCGACATCAACCGCTTCTTCGCAGGCGATCACACCGCCGGTATCCTGTCGGGCGCCTTCCTGTTCAAGATGTGGGGCCTGCCGGCCGCCGCGATTGCCATCGCCCACACCGCCAAGCCGGAAAACCGCGTCAAGGTCATGGGCATGATGGTCTCGGCCGCCCTGACCTCGTTCCTGACCGGCATCACCGAGCCGATCGAGTTCTCCTTCCTGTTCGTCGCCCCGGCGCTCTATGCCGTGCATGCGGTGCTGGCCGCCACCACCCAGTTCGTTGCCAACACGCTCGACATCCACATGGGCTTTACCTTCTCCCAAGGTGGCATCGACTTCCTGCTTTTCAACGTGTTCGGCCCCAACGCCCATAACTGGTGGATGACGCTGATCCTCGGGCCTATCTATGCCGCGATCTATTACGGCGTGTTCCGGTTCGCCATCCTGAAGTTCAACTTCAAGACGCCCGGCCGTGAAGACGATGGCGTGGCCACCGTTGAAACGGCAGATGAGGCGCTCGACGGCAGTGATCGCTTTGCCACCGCCCGCAAGCTCGTCACCGCCTTCGGTGGCGCTCAGAACATCACCAACCTCGATGCCTGCATCACCCGTCTGCGCGTCGGCGTCGCCGATATCGCCAAGGTGGATCAGCCGAAGTTCAAGGAAATGGGGGCCGCCGGTGTCATGGTGGTTGGCCAGGGCCTGCAGGTGATCTTCGGCACCCAGTCCGAAAACATGAAGACCGACATGGAAGAGTATCTCCAGTCGCAGCCCGCCGGTGGCGCCGCTCCCGTTGCCGCCGCGGCTCCGATTGCCATCAAGGCAGCCGCCGGTGCGCCGTCGGCCGCCGCCCGCCTCAAGGCCGATCAGATGATCGATGCCCTCGGTGGACGCGCCAACATCGTCTCGGTCGAGGCGGTGTCCGGCACCCGCGTCCGCGTCGAGGTGGCCGACCCCAAGCGGTTCGACCAGTCGCTGGTCAAGAAGGCCGGCGTGCGGGCTGTCGCTACGCTTGGTTCTGCCAACTATCATCTGATCGTCGGCGAGGACGCCGGCGAGGTGGCACAGGCCCTGTCCGCCTGA
- a CDS encoding NAD(P)/FAD-dependent oxidoreductase, whose translation MAGSFGVGPLPDSADVVVIGGGVVGSAIARELSRFELSVVLIERSPDVATGTSKANSGILHAGFDAEPGTWKARLNVRGAALYAELAEGLGIPRKATGALVVAKDAAQMETVADLRRRGIENGVPGLEIWNTDQVVAHEPNISPEVAGALWAPSGAIVCPFLATVGFAENAIRNGVRIITECVVTGLDVAGGRVVAVQTTRGRIATRFVVNAAGLHAGDVARMAGDGSFTIKPRRGEYILFDRSVGQLVNTVLFPTPDKVSKGILVSPTVHGNVFIGPDAVDIDDPDDKETTAGGLAGIIAGARRIVPALPLGTAITEFAGLRAAAGKDFVIGPSPVTRGLVHAAGIQSPGLTSAPAIGEVIVEILGEVGLKLRPKASFVPINPEKPRFHDLDRETQARLIASDPLFGRVICRCETITEAEIVAAIQSPCGARTVDGVKRRVRAGAGRCQGGFCGPRVTAILARELGIPVTAVRKDSAGSWLFLSRAQLEAGEGIHA comes from the coding sequence ATGGCGGGCAGTTTCGGAGTGGGGCCTCTTCCCGATAGCGCCGACGTCGTCGTTATTGGCGGCGGCGTCGTGGGAAGCGCGATCGCGCGAGAGCTTTCGCGATTTGAATTGTCGGTCGTGCTGATCGAGCGCTCCCCCGATGTCGCGACCGGTACGTCCAAGGCCAACAGCGGCATCCTGCACGCTGGCTTCGATGCCGAGCCGGGCACCTGGAAAGCGCGCCTCAACGTGCGCGGCGCCGCGCTTTATGCCGAGCTTGCCGAAGGCCTCGGCATCCCGCGCAAGGCGACGGGAGCGCTGGTCGTGGCAAAAGACGCCGCGCAGATGGAGACCGTCGCGGATCTTCGTCGGCGCGGGATCGAGAACGGTGTACCCGGCCTCGAGATCTGGAACACCGATCAAGTGGTTGCGCATGAGCCGAACATCTCGCCCGAGGTGGCCGGTGCGCTCTGGGCGCCCAGTGGCGCCATCGTCTGTCCGTTCCTGGCGACGGTCGGCTTTGCCGAGAATGCCATTCGCAACGGCGTGCGCATCATCACCGAATGCGTGGTGACCGGCCTCGATGTGGCGGGCGGGCGGGTCGTGGCGGTGCAAACCACGCGCGGCCGCATTGCAACTCGCTTCGTCGTCAACGCCGCCGGCCTCCATGCCGGCGACGTGGCGCGCATGGCCGGCGACGGCAGCTTCACGATCAAGCCACGCCGGGGCGAATATATCCTGTTCGACCGCAGTGTCGGTCAATTGGTCAACACGGTGTTGTTCCCGACGCCCGACAAGGTGTCGAAAGGCATCCTGGTGTCACCCACCGTGCATGGCAACGTGTTCATCGGCCCCGATGCCGTCGACATCGATGATCCCGACGACAAGGAAACCACGGCGGGCGGGCTTGCCGGCATCATCGCTGGCGCCCGTCGCATCGTGCCGGCGCTGCCACTCGGTACGGCGATTACCGAATTCGCCGGCTTGCGCGCCGCTGCCGGCAAGGATTTCGTGATCGGCCCGTCGCCGGTGACGCGCGGTCTCGTCCATGCCGCCGGCATCCAGTCGCCCGGGCTGACCTCGGCGCCGGCCATTGGCGAGGTCATCGTCGAGATATTGGGCGAGGTCGGTTTGAAGCTCCGGCCGAAGGCGAGCTTCGTTCCGATCAATCCGGAAAAGCCGCGCTTCCATGATCTTGATCGCGAAACTCAGGCGCGGCTGATTGCCAGCGATCCGCTATTCGGCCGTGTCATATGCCGCTGCGAGACCATCACTGAGGCGGAGATCGTCGCTGCCATCCAGTCGCCCTGCGGTGCCCGCACCGTCGACGGCGTCAAGCGACGGGTAAGGGCAGGCGCCGGGCGCTGTCAGGGCGGCTTCTGCGGACCGCGCGTCACGGCGATTCTCGCGCGTGAGCTCGGCATCCCCGTTACCGCCGTCCGAAAGGACTCGGCGGGGTCGTGGCTATTCCTGTCGCGCGCCCAGCTCGAAGCCGGGGAGGGCATTCATGCGTGA
- the ptsP gene encoding phosphoenolpyruvate--protein phosphotransferase has product MVDHLKDASGGGKPLDAKDGLSLKAPIGGWLVSIADVPDPVFSGRILGDGFAIDPTDSILRAPFAGVVTSIHRAHHAVTLRAEDGAEVLMHIGLDTVALKGDGFTPHVAEGDRVNTGDPLISFDMDIISQLVRSMVVPVVLTNGERFTLTVPAVDHEIAAGDAVASIAAKGEATASSAGEAGGDATVVKVRVADPNGIHARPAGLIAEAAKTGAAEVIIRLGDRKASAASPVGLMLLGAVHNDELTIEAKGADGAEVANRIAALLGGPEATMAAASAPALAAAPEVVASPVANALPTADAPELWGPGVAKTIEGNTASPGLAVGVSVRITSEDFEVSETGADVELEIKELRAALKTAAADISAKIAASKGQQAEILKAHLSFVEDPDLRDAAWTLIRDGKSAGYAWKTAIDRQVAALRKLGNPVLAERASDLEDVRRRVLAILLGVSGSATVLPDNAIIFAADLLPSQFADLDLTKVAGIVLAYAGPTAHVSILAASKGIPAVVAAGVGVVCVPDGQPVILDADQASVRINPPEGDLADIRATVIRRRERLAANRAATQDDCYTADGKRIEVVANLGGPADVAVALEGGAEGCGLMRSEFLFLNRTTAPSEDEQYAQYQAIADGLKGRPLIIRTLDAGADKDVPYANLPKEENPALGLRGVRMSLWQPELLRTQIRALLRVKPYGQCKILLPMIATIADLRDVRKVIDEETKALGRTTPIEVGIMVEVPSAALISKTLAAEADFLSVGTNDLAQYTLAIDRVNPRLAKQLDPFHPAVLRLIQLAVEGAKAHGRWVGVCGSLSSFPLAAPVLIGLGVTELSATSGSIAEIKAMVRTLDMNKCKAVAEAALALESGEAVRRMLAQSWPEA; this is encoded by the coding sequence GTGGTTGATCATTTGAAAGACGCGTCCGGCGGCGGAAAGCCGCTCGACGCGAAAGATGGGCTTTCCCTGAAAGCTCCGATCGGCGGTTGGCTTGTTTCTATCGCCGACGTTCCCGACCCGGTATTCAGCGGCCGCATTCTCGGCGACGGTTTCGCTATCGATCCGACGGACTCGATCCTGCGAGCGCCTTTTGCCGGCGTCGTCACCTCGATCCACCGCGCTCATCATGCGGTGACGTTGCGAGCTGAAGATGGTGCCGAGGTTCTGATGCATATCGGCCTCGACACCGTGGCGCTCAAGGGCGACGGCTTCACCCCGCACGTGGCGGAAGGCGACCGGGTCAATACCGGCGATCCGCTGATCAGCTTCGACATGGACATCATTTCGCAGCTGGTTCGCAGCATGGTGGTTCCGGTGGTGCTGACCAACGGCGAACGCTTCACGCTCACCGTTCCCGCCGTCGATCATGAGATCGCGGCCGGCGACGCGGTGGCCAGCATTGCCGCCAAGGGCGAGGCGACAGCATCCTCGGCCGGTGAGGCCGGGGGAGATGCGACCGTCGTCAAGGTGCGCGTTGCCGATCCCAACGGCATCCATGCCCGCCCGGCCGGGCTGATTGCCGAGGCGGCCAAGACCGGCGCCGCCGAGGTGATCATCCGCCTGGGCGACCGCAAGGCCAGCGCTGCCAGCCCGGTCGGGCTGATGCTGCTCGGCGCTGTGCATAACGATGAACTGACCATCGAGGCTAAGGGTGCCGATGGCGCCGAGGTGGCCAATCGCATCGCCGCGCTGCTGGGCGGGCCGGAGGCCACGATGGCCGCTGCTTCCGCTCCGGCGTTGGCAGCCGCGCCTGAAGTCGTTGCCTCGCCGGTGGCCAACGCGTTGCCCACGGCCGATGCGCCCGAGCTCTGGGGACCAGGTGTGGCCAAGACCATCGAGGGCAACACCGCCTCGCCGGGGCTTGCCGTCGGCGTTTCGGTGCGGATCACCTCCGAAGACTTTGAGGTTTCCGAGACCGGTGCCGATGTCGAGCTGGAAATCAAGGAGCTGCGCGCCGCTCTCAAGACGGCCGCTGCCGACATCAGCGCCAAGATCGCGGCCAGCAAGGGACAGCAGGCCGAAATCCTGAAGGCTCATCTGTCCTTCGTCGAGGACCCGGATCTGCGCGACGCCGCCTGGACGCTGATCCGCGACGGCAAGAGCGCCGGTTATGCCTGGAAGACGGCGATCGATCGTCAGGTTGCCGCGCTGCGCAAGCTTGGCAATCCGGTGCTGGCCGAGCGAGCCTCCGACCTCGAGGACGTTCGCCGCCGCGTTCTGGCCATCCTGCTGGGTGTGTCCGGTTCGGCGACGGTGCTCCCTGATAACGCCATCATCTTTGCCGCCGATCTCTTGCCGTCGCAGTTTGCCGATCTCGACCTTACTAAGGTGGCGGGCATCGTGCTGGCCTATGCCGGGCCGACGGCGCACGTGTCGATCCTTGCCGCGTCGAAGGGAATTCCAGCCGTTGTCGCCGCCGGCGTCGGCGTGGTGTGCGTGCCTGACGGGCAACCGGTCATCCTCGATGCCGACCAGGCAAGCGTGCGGATCAACCCGCCGGAGGGCGATCTCGCCGACATCCGCGCCACCGTGATCCGCCGCCGCGAGCGTCTGGCCGCCAACCGCGCCGCCACTCAGGACGACTGCTACACGGCCGATGGCAAACGGATCGAGGTAGTCGCCAATCTCGGCGGCCCGGCCGACGTTGCCGTGGCGCTGGAAGGTGGCGCCGAAGGCTGCGGCCTGATGCGGTCGGAATTCCTGTTCCTCAACCGCACCACCGCGCCGAGCGAGGACGAGCAATACGCCCAGTATCAGGCGATCGCCGATGGCTTGAAGGGACGGCCGCTGATTATCCGCACCCTCGACGCCGGTGCCGATAAGGACGTGCCCTACGCCAACCTGCCGAAGGAGGAAAACCCCGCCCTCGGTTTGCGCGGCGTGCGCATGAGCCTGTGGCAGCCCGAGCTGCTCAGGACGCAGATCCGCGCGCTCCTGAGGGTGAAGCCTTACGGCCAGTGCAAGATTCTGCTGCCGATGATCGCCACGATCGCCGACCTTCGGGACGTGCGCAAGGTGATCGACGAGGAGACGAAGGCGCTGGGACGCACGACGCCGATTGAGGTCGGCATCATGGTCGAGGTGCCCTCGGCGGCGCTGATCTCCAAGACGCTGGCCGCCGAAGCCGACTTCCTGTCGGTCGGTACCAATGATCTGGCGCAGTACACGTTGGCCATTGACAGGGTGAACCCGCGCCTGGCCAAGCAGCTTGATCCCTTCCATCCGGCGGTGCTGCGGCTGATCCAGCTGGCGGTCGAGGGAGCGAAAGCGCACGGCCGCTGGGTTGGCGTCTGCGGTTCGCTCTCTTCCTTCCCGCTGGCCGCGCCGGTGCTCATCGGCCTCGGCGTCACTGAATTGTCGGCCACCTCCGGCTCGATCGCCGAGATCAAGGCGATGGTGCGAACGCTCGACATGAACAAGTGCAAGGCGGTCGCCGAAGCGGCGCTCGCCCTCGAATCCGGCGAGGCGGTGCGCCGAATGCTCGCCCAGTCCTGGCCCGAAGCTTAA
- a CDS encoding DUF1667 domain-containing protein, whose translation MMERLVHAIQCIGCPIGCGGEVTVEDGVVAEMTGFTCNKGLAYAAEEVVAPKRMVTTTVRVSGGGLPLLPVVSVNPVPKERIFDCLRLLRGVSVVAPVAEGAIIISDALGLGVDFRAAREISLL comes from the coding sequence ATGATGGAACGCTTGGTCCACGCCATCCAATGCATCGGCTGTCCGATAGGCTGCGGCGGCGAAGTCACCGTCGAGGACGGTGTGGTTGCAGAGATGACCGGCTTCACCTGCAACAAGGGGCTTGCCTATGCCGCCGAGGAAGTGGTGGCGCCAAAGCGCATGGTGACGACGACGGTGCGGGTATCGGGCGGTGGCTTGCCGCTGCTGCCTGTCGTGTCGGTCAATCCGGTGCCGAAGGAGCGCATCTTCGACTGTTTGCGACTTCTGCGTGGTGTGTCGGTTGTCGCGCCAGTCGCCGAGGGAGCAATCATCATTTCCGATGCGCTCGGTCTCGGTGTCGATTTCCGTGCTGCCCGCGAGATTTCCTTACTTTAA